From the genome of Triticum aestivum cultivar Chinese Spring chromosome 3B, IWGSC CS RefSeq v2.1, whole genome shotgun sequence, one region includes:
- the LOC123065698 gene encoding protein NRT1/ PTR FAMILY 1.2 produces MEVSAMEEAAVRVPVPAARRKGGLRTIPFIISNEIFEKVATYGLQANMVVYLTKRYNMTPAASAMVLYLWSALTNFLPIGGGVLSDVFFGRFPVIAVGCVVSLSGMCLLLVTAILPVYKKTLGCDPANPSACTMLPCQLPLLFTSFMLMSLGAGGIRPCALAFGADQLDKRDNSTKNVRRLQTFFNWYYTVLGLSLVVAVLVIVYIQDHMGWVVGFSVPVVLMLAALMLFLAGSPLYLKAEADRSVLVGIVQVLVASYKNRRELLPPDTAEASCFHNKAGSRPRVPTKKMVSMNRACVLRNPSKELNSDGSACDPWRLCTVQQVEDAKAVIRVLPIWSTGIIPGVIVAQVMFPVLQAGTMDRQMGKVEVPAASYSVFGIITLTVWVALYDRVLVRPLSRLTGHARGLSLRQRMGAGLAVFAVAMAVAARTEALRRGAAIAEGFQDQKHAVVHMSAMRLVPQHCLIGLADALNLIGQIEFYYSEFPKTMSSIGVSLLALGVGFGAVLGSAIVGIMNSATGRDGRDSWLSSNLNRGRYDYYYLVLAALSVANLVYFIWCSWAYGEEGQIRIMALAAEEAEEEETKQEQHK; encoded by the exons ATGGAAGTCTCGGCCATGGAGGAAGCCGCCGTTCGTGTCCCTGTCCCTGCGGCGAGGAGGAAGGGCGGCCTCAGAACCATACCGTTCATCATCT CGAACGAGATCTTCGAGAAGGTGGCGACGTACGGGCTGCAAGCGAACATGGTCGTATACCTCACCAAGCGGTACAACATGACGCCGGCCGCCAGCGCCATGGTGCTCTACCTTTGGTCCGCCCTCACCAACTTCCTGCCCATCGGCGGCGGCGTGTTGTCGGACGTTTTCTTCGGCCGGTTCCCGGTCATCGCCGTGGGATGCGTCGTCAGCCTCTCG GGGATGTGCCTGCTATTGGTGACTGCGATCCTGCCGGTGTACAAGAAGACTCTGGGGTGCGACCCGGCCAACCCGAGCGCGTGCACGATGCTGCCGTGCCAGCTGCCGCTACTGTTCACGTCGTTCATGCTCATGTCGCTCGGGGCGGGCGGCATCCGGCCGTGCGCGCTGGCGTTCGGAGCGGACCAGCTGGACAAGCGGGACAACAGCACCAAGAACGTGAGGAGGCTGCAGACCTTCTTCAACTGGTACTACACCGTGCTGGGGCTCTCCCTCGTCGTTGCCGTCCTCGTCATCGTCTACATACAGGACCACATGGGGTGGGTCGTCGGCTTCTCCGTGCCCGTCGTGCTCATGCTCGCCGCTCTCATGCTCTTCCTGGCCGGCTCGCCTTTGTACctcaaggcggaggccgacaggagCGTGCTGGTGGGCATCGTGCAGGTGCTCGTCGCCAGCTACAAGAACCGGCGCGAGCTGTTGCCGCCGGACACGGCCGAAGCGTCGTGCTTTCACAACAAAGCTGGCTCCAGGCCCAGAGTTCCCACCAAGAAGATGGTGTCTATGAACCGGGCGTGCGTGCTCAGGAACCCGAGCAAGGAGCTCAACAGCGACGGGTCGGCGTGTGACCCGTGGCGGCTGTGCACGGTGCAGCAGGTGGAGGACGCCAAGGCCGTCATCCGCGTGCTGCCGATATGGTCCACGGGGATCATACCGGGCGTGATCGTCGCCCAGGTGATGTTCCCCGTGCTGCAAGCAGGTACGATGGATCGGCAGATGGGCAAGGTGGAGGTCCCCGCCGCATCCTACAGCGTCTTCGGCATCATCACGCTCACCGTCTGGGTGGCCTTGTACGACCGCGTGCTTGTGCGGCCCCTCTCGCGGCTCACCGGCCACGCGCGCGGGCTCAGCCTGCGACAGCGCATGGGAGCCGGGCTGGCGGTCTTCGCCGTGGCCATGGCTGTGGCCGCGCGAACCGAGGCCCTCCGCCGCGGCGCGGCCATCGCGGAGGGCTTCCAGGACCAAAAGCATGCGGTGGTACACATGTCGGCGATGCGGCTTGTGCCGCAGCACTGCCTCATCGGGCTCGCCGACGCGTTGAACCTGATCGGGCAGATCGAGTTCTACTACTCCGAGTTCCCCAAGACCATGTCCAGCATCGGGGTGTCGCTGCTCGCCCTCGGCGTGGGCTTCGGCGCCGTGCTGGGGAGCGCCATCGTGGGGATCATGAACAGCGCCACCGGGAGGGACGGGCGCGACAGCTGGTTGTCCAGCAACCTCAACAGGGGCCGCTACGACTACTACTATCTGGTTCTCGCGGCGCTGTCCGTGGCCAACTTGGTGTACTTCATCTGGTGCAGCTGGGCGTACGGCGAGGAAGGGCAGATCAGAATTATGGCGTTGGCggctgaggaggcggaggaggaagagacCAAACAAGAACAGCACAAATGA